The Solea senegalensis isolate Sse05_10M linkage group LG11, IFAPA_SoseM_1, whole genome shotgun sequence genomic interval TCCAAATCTTCTAGGGactggagggagagagagagaagatgaaatGATCGTCAAATGAACAGAAATGCAAGATCAGAGATGTCAGTGAAGGAGTGGAGAGTGGGCGACAAAAGGCCAGAAGAAACAGACATCAcgacagaaaagaaaagtgacgCTTCCCATGCTGCGAGGCATGCACTTCGTCCACACAACCACAACTGCTTCTCACACGAATCCAAGTCACAGCTGCAGAGTGAACACACAACCGACTGTGTGGGGCAAACACATATTCAGCCATAATGATGGTGgagagaaacaacagcagccaGGCAGGAGGACAGCTGGCAGTTACCACAAAGGAGGTAATTACTTGGGAGGGTGCAGTGGTGGGCAGCTCTTACATTGCAGAGGGAGTGAGTCCGATGGCGTGGTGAGTTGATGTCACTGGGTGTGGATGACCGGTCTCCCTCCAATGCTGAGGCGTCGGAGATGATGGAGGGCTGACGCGAGTGGCACGGGCTCACCCGCACAGCAGCCACTAAACGGGGGCAAGGAGAAAaagtggagacaaaaaaaagaggcttgTTTTCTTTGGGGTGTGTTCGGGCATCAAAAGGAGTGGACggggggaaaaatgtgttttgtttttttgtctcacatAAAATATAGATTTCAAAAAGCCCCAAACCAGCAGCCTGACATTATTTGTTATCACCCGCAGTTGCTAAGCAACAGCGAAAACATGTTCACAGAGGTTGAACAAATGTGTACCATTGAGACTGATGCAGTCAATTGCAAAAActattttggtgtttttgacGACTGacttcttgttcttgttttcattttctttttctttatttgcctTCGCCTGTTTGTTCTTCTGACTAACAACCCGCTCAAACCCATGGTTCCATATGTAATCTgtgtaaacaacatttaattGAACTTTTCTGAAGTTTTGAATTCAGTCGCCTGAGGTTATGATGATAATTATTACACAGTGACAATATTGCTTTGACTTTGTCATGTGTCTTTCCTTTGATTAAATCTGTTGTACCTCACACTGGCCTTCATATATGTGGATATTTAAACCATAGGGACCGAATTTCACGTCAATATTGAAGACATTGTTTGATTAGATTGGAcctaaagaagaaaagaaaagaaaagaaaagaaaaaaaagaaaaggtttccCCCTGTGCAAGTCGTATAAAATGATGGACCTACATTTGGGCCTGAGAGTCGAGAAAAGTGAAATTATTAAAAGTCAgatgtaaatgaaaaatgaataacaAACGTTTTCCTCAGTAACTGGGTCACAGCATgcagacaaaaaataataacttctCCAAAAACTTCTCACTTTTAtagaaacagaaagaaacaggAGTTTACAGCCAATCCCACACTACCAAAGAGCGTAAATACAGAGGCAACATTTGTGTGCAGTGACGGTGAAAGGAAGCTGAAGAGCCAACATtttgtccactgctgctgctccaaaaAGCACACACGCCACGCCACGACCAGAGCAGCATCACGAGTAATGTGGTCGTACTGAGCAGATGGCACAAACTGACATGAGTACATGAAAGTGAAACCACAGTGTGTGGGTCGGTTTATGTTAAGGATGAGGGTGTAAGTGCCATGTGCGCCTACCTTGTCGGTCAGTGGGATGACCAGGGTGGACATAAAGCGTCTGCTGACTCTGTCTGATGGCAGCAGTCAGGGGAAGGTCCGCATGCATCACCCACTCCTGGCTGTTGCCGTTGACAACCGCCTCCGTGGGCATGGCCAGAGAGTGGCGCTTGGGCACGTCCTTGGTCAGGGTGGCTAGTGACTGTTTGGCCTTAGGACAGCAGACACACGGACACAATTAGGTACACGGCAAATCTACATCAAATAAACAATCCCAGAgagaaataagatttttttcctttggctttttgtgatttgatgtatttatttacacgcatattgtgtgtgtgtgtgtgtgtgtgtgtgtgcgcgcgcgctaACATTCATGTTATGTATCCATAATGCTTCTGAAAGTCTCTGAGTACACGGTTATATGTCAGTTGTCTCCTGGGCACCTTGTGAAAAATGCatgtgtcttttgttgtgtgaaaTGTTCCTGAGAGCACTGATGGAGAGAATATCTGGaagaggtgtgtttttttttcttcttactttCTGGGGTGGAAGTGAGTGGTCAATTGTGTATAAAAAGGGAAGAGCTGAAAATAATGAAGCTTTTCCACTTATCAAATTAgcttgtcacaaaaatgaaacaaaagcaacaataaGCTCCTGGAACCTTGGGAGAGGTGttgttgcatgtgtgtctgtgcagggTTTAGTTTTCATTACCAGTTCAGGCGTTTTAGGATGAGAAATGGCATGTTGCCGTTTCACAAATGCTCCAAAACCCCGTTAATCTGTGAATCTTATCGTCATGCAAAGCGGCAAGAGGCTGCAAATCAACACCAGCACTGTCAGCTTCATCGCAATCATCTCCTAACCCAACTGTGGTCAAATGATCAATTACAGTCTTTGCTTTGCAAAACAGAATCACAATCACATACCAAATCATTAGTTGCCAGAATGCTGGTACATATTCCCGCCCCATGCACTGTATATTTCATTTCAGAGAAATCACAGCAGGAAAGAGGTCACCAATGTTAGGATCACTGGGTCAAGGGGCGGCCGAGGGTCAGTCAAACACGTGCAGCTGAGGAGGGGCTTTCCAAGATGGATATCAGATCACACAAAGGAGAGAGATTTCCAAAGAATGGGAGGGTCAAGAAATCATATTTTCAAGCTGGGGACCCATCTTACCGCCATGAACCTAGATGAGTAGTCCCTCTCTGCAAGCCGCTCAAACACCCGGAACTCCATTCTCTGATTGACAGAGTTACTCATCTGGGGGGGGGTTGGAGACATGAGGGATGGCTATACTTAACGTTGAACagctttgatttgtttgatAAATATGCAGCATACCCACAATAATACATAGTAATGGATGCATGGTACGCCCTTGAAACAGACAACAGAGAATCTGTGCTTTTCCTTGTGATAACATTTGTTTCTCAGCCATGATATCgccaaaacaatgacaaagttCTAACTCTACAATCCCAACGAAAGCGTCATGTGCCTTTCTGTCTCACCATGGCCAGTTCAGCTTCCAGCTCCTTGATGCGATTCTCCTTGAGGTCGAGCTGCGAGCGCAGCACCACCGTATGCTCGGTGGCCTCCTTGGTCTGCCGCCGCAAGtcccacttctctctctccagcaggTCCTTCTCCTTGGCAAGTGCCTTCACCGCATCCTCGCTCTCCTGGTGGACACAGAGACCCTGATGAACtgcttcacaacaacaacacctttCAAAGCAGATGTCTCTGCCAACACATAATCTTACAAggttaaataaagtgaaaaagaaaaagttctgAATCTATTCCCTTAATCAGatctacttaaaaaaaatgcgTTATCCtgcaaacagaaaaatgaaaacataaccttCTTGGCTGCACACCAAATTGAAAATAAGTTAAGCTATTTTTGTGTCTAGAAGACgataaaagaaagtaaaattCAATAcctgatgatgaaatgatgaaataaaaactataatggGACCTTTATATGATAAACAGGTGCACACTGCATTGACGATTTTATTGGATAGTACGACACCTGCGCATGTTAACGTCCTTACTTTATGGAGGCTGCTATCTTGTGCCATCATTTGcttaacagcagcagaaacagacaaACGTTTTGAAGCATAagcttatattttattttttcctggaatgcaaaggccactgtagttgtttcagtctgcagtctcaacagttcttacacactagaccttatATAGTAGATGTAGTTATGAATGCAGGGATCATCTACTTTTAACCTCGAGTAGAtgcatatacatgtacagtgcATGCATGAAAAAAATACTCTTTTCTGATTTTGGGTTATACTATATTTTGTGCTACAGGTGTCGCACAACACGACGCAGCTACATAAAAGGAGACTTCATGCATGAGACAGTCATAGATCCAGAGCATGGCTGCCGTACTTTTCTGTGCTGCTCATAGTTGCGTATGAAGTCACGGAGCTGCTCCTCCCGGCTCTCCAGTGTGGCATAAAGCTGCTGCATCTGGTTCACCAGGTCCGCTTTCTCTGCCTTCAGGCGCTTACGGTCTGACTTCATGGCTGCAAGGAAGAACAAGAGAGACGGGGTGGCAAGTTTGCATCAGAGAGCAGACCATCGGTGTCGCGTGTGTGAGCATGAACGCCAGCCACAGCACTTTGTGAAAGGACAAAAATGAGGACGGATCAAGACAATGGCTGTCGGTGAATTGAATTACGTAACTTGCATCATAAACATGTAGTGTCTATTTACATGGCCTAAAGGCTACGTCTTTGCTTTTTCTCAAAGAACACAGACCTTATTTTGGTCTACAAAAAAGCTTTATAGTGATTATAGCGATTCTACTGTTTGATGACACATATTATAGGTTATTTTGTTTGTGCCGTTAATATTCATGAAATACAATCTGAATCAAACACATCTTGGCAATATGTGCTCCGTCTTTTTCATGCATAATAAGTAGGTTACTAAGCTCCTTCACATATGAAGCGTTGAagtaaaaacattgaaaacaccTGCTGTTGCTGGTTTAATGTAGCGTGACCACATTAATAAAGAACTGAATCACACACGAACCCTCCCGTCAATCTCCTCTCCGCTGCCGGCTCCCTCGTTTTCTTCTATCTCTCTGTGGCACATGCTCTCTCTAATCCTCTGGCACTTCACCCACGCAACATGATAAAGAATATGGTTCAGTGTAGTTATTCAGAGGAGCTCTAATTTTTTCAAAAGCAACGTCTCCATTTTCCTTCCTTTGCATCTGCCTCCACTGCTGCATTCCCTTgatcttcttcctctcttcttgtGAGGTTATTTTCCCAGACATCTGCAGCTACACCTCCACACTTTTTTTATGATACCATACTATAAATGTTGTGTGTCcaccttttatcttttttacttttatttcctttacaGCACCACAGCTCTAGCTATTTACAAcacgttttatttattcttgtgttcacctttcttttttttttttacccctctgAGCTTGTTGCCTGTCATTAATTAACTTATATCACAGGCTGGTTAATTGTGTGACATTCTCAAGTTCCGTCCAGGGAGCGTGCTCAGGCGAGTGGAATGGAAGTGCAGTTTCACAAGGACGGGCGCGTCCTCCCGTTTCCCCCTCTTTCCTTTTCCCTCCTGTCACCGTTTCAtatctcctcctctcacccgtCCTTTCGAGGCGGAATCTCCGAGCCAAAAGAACGCGCAGGCCAAACGATTCGgagaatgaaaacaagaaaCGTCTCTTATTGGCCAAGAGTAACAGGAAACCTCCCAGCACCTGCCCCAGGAAGTGAAATCAAAGCTGTCTTTAAGATGAGCCAAAAAcattgctgctgcttcacatccTGCACCTGTGACTGTTGGCAACATGGATGTTCCTGGTGAAAGCACTCACTGTGACTTCGTAAAAAGGGCCCATTCACGTTTGCTAATCAAATTGGCACTTTTTACTTTGCGCTGGAAACGTGTGTATAAATACACCAGATAAACAGGGGCGGACATGCTCATTACTTTTACATCACACTACAGAACATACATTGTGAAAGCACTGGCACGCCCCTCTCTGACAACAGCCATATTAATGACTAACCTACTCTCAATTATAACCAGATTAAATGCACCTGGGAACCAAACAGAGCAGAAGCTCATTTGTGTAGCgccagaggagaaagaagacaTGAAGAGGATGCGGTAGTTTTTAATGAAATCGTTAATATGCACTGAAGAATCACACCTGCGCAAACACTTGCCTTTCACCTTCTTTTGTGATCATTCCACACAATACGTTTTGCGTATTCTGAATGTTTCTGGACCTTTTTTTAGGTACGCATAAATTCCCTGCACGTGTGAGATGTGAAAACAGTGGCTGCCTTTGTGCAAACATCTGCATGTCAGCATGCAGGATCACACACTAAACTCCCAACTCTCTGCCTGTGTAAGCAGAGGAGCGGATCGAGACTcgggcaaaaacaaacattcgCCATCAAAAGTCCAAACCACTATTCCCACCGTTGAGTGTTTCTTTCTGCATCACCCTCTCCTCACACACTCCTCCCAATCTGCATAAGTGTTTTTCACCTCACCACGTTACACCTGCCTCTGCCAGCAAAGCCCTTGTGTAGTTAAGTATTTTAATGTCACCTAATAACACCTAATAGTGCACTAAAAGCCTTTGTCTACTGGACTCGTTGAGAGCAAAAATTATGTGCAATGAGTGCAAGTCATTAGATAATTAACTGAAACACTGGACTCATCAGGGAGTCCCCGCTCTCTGGATCTATTCCTGTATTGAAACTAACAAAAACATATGAGGGAATAAGACAATTATTTATTAagatgtacagtaaaaaaaaccccataatGCTAATACAGTAGATACACATAAAGATTATACTGACTATACTATACACGGACGGCTGAGATGTGGATGAAACGTCAGTAGGAGACATTTCCACTGGTCTCTCTTTACAACTACCTATAATGGGTGTTGTTAAATTCtctagagacaaacaaatacGAAAAAAAACCTGGACGATAATATACTGTAAGCCTTGTTGTGAAGAGCAGAGATGCGGTCCAGCATGAAATGACACTAAATACAGTAGACACTGTTTTTTGGTGATGCATACTGAAGCTGTCTGCAGCTTCCACTTGAGCTCAGGAATGACTGGGAGTCGCTGATCAGCAGTTCAACAGCAGaactgtactttttattttaattttattaaataGGACTTTGAAAAAGAgtctttctgcatagagtttacacgttctccctgtgtgcatgtgggttttctctgggttctccagcttcctcccacagtccagaaacatgcagattttgaggatttggcaaattggacactcgaaattgactgtgagtgtgagagtggatattttttgtctctatgtgctcctgtgatggactggcaacctgttcagggtgtaccctgccttacGTCCTATGTTTGGTGGGATTGGCATCGGCACCCAACCaagatcctcatgtggaggataaactggtagaagatggatgcgACTCTAATAAGAAAGTCCAAATAAGTCGAGTAATCTTATAAACACTTTTCGACGATGGTCAAACTGTGACAATTTTCCAACTGTGTTTAATGCCAAGACAGTTTATTATTCTTGGGTTAAAAATGGAACAttacgatatatatatatatgtatatatatacatacacataacaCCTGTCAGTCACCAAGATTGGAGTGCAAACAGGCAGATGTCTGGCACTCAGAGGAAGTAAGCTCAAGCTTTAACGTTGAAACAGTGTGAGCAGTGCAACAAACAGAAGACAGAAGGGGATATAGAGGAAGAGTTAGAGCAGCTGAAGTGTAACAGAGAGAGAATACAGAGCGAGTTGGCACTCTCCATTTTGTATTCATGGGCACCAGAAAATCTGCATGTAATTTAGCCACAGACCGTCTGCACTGAGGTGCGAGTGGCAGCACAGATTTTGTGAACCATTCCCAAAGTAAACAGGTATTATCTCAAGCggcagagagcagaggagggggtGTGATGCATTTCTTTCATGCTCCTGCTTCACTCCAGCCTTTTTGCTTTTGTATCCAAAGCAGAACcataggaaaagaaaaaaacacacaaagcttcTGTGCTTCACAATAATTGTTGACAGcatttgaattaaacaaaaaaaaccaaaaccctGTGGCACGTCAGTTCTCTTAGCATTGCTTTCATTCTTCGGCGGGAAACACTTTGACAGAGTTGGTGAGACAGTCCCAgtaatcaataatcaaataatGTCAACATCTCACCTCTAATCACTGGAAACAGTTAATTCTTGAGAACATTGAGCCTGTtacttcatttgaaaacacttaaaaaacaaatattcctTTCAGTTAACCAGTCTTTCTTAGCAACAataaattaaagaagaaaagaaatgttgaagGCTTCAGGAAATATACATATCAGAGTATTTGTTTCTCTTAAGCCGCATACACTGAAAGACATTTTACTTAATTTGTCCAGAGGCACTGTTTGCAAATGCCTGTTATTACTAATAATTTGCTcttgataaaacatttaattattgcTCCAGTCAGTACCCGTTTAACATTCTCGTCATCCTGTCTAACATGACTAGAAGAGCCCAGTATAAAGTGGTCTGGACAGTAATGGTGTCATAATATTCACATGGTCACATCCTGTccttatcaaaataaaagccatacACAACAGTGATCACCAGTTCTGTCCAGTGCAAACATCAAGTGTCTGCAGCAtggaacaaaagacaaaaacataaaatgtggaATAACAGACTTGGCAATCAGCTACTAGGGAGGTGGGTCGTGTGGAAAATAGCAATACAAAAtcattaataatcaaaacaattttCACAACTGAACCTACACGTCCGCTCTGATGCTTAGCtttaagagaaagaaagaaacacgtAAAGCAGCATGTGCTAGGGGCAGGTAAGCGG includes:
- the LOC122776969 gene encoding kazrin-like isoform X3, which produces MMDFSSRRSAGDRLPRWICISPESERMGTSGDPSPQPKQKVPAADLSYKTEISSLMDFNSPDASLDKVLLREEVAQLQEEVHLLRQMKDMLSKDLEETQGGCSADVLSATELRVQLTQKEQELDRAKEALQAMKSDRKRLKAEKADLVNQMQQLYATLESREEQLRDFIRNYEQHRKESEDAVKALAKEKDLLEREKWDLRRQTKEATEHTVVLRSQLDLKENRIKELEAELAMAKQSLATLTKDVPKRHSLAMPTEAVVNGNSQEWVMHADLPLTAAIRQSQQTLYVHPGHPTDRQVAAVRVSPCHSRQPSIISDASALEGDRSSTPSDINSPRHRTHSLCNSLEDLEEAKRKKKKEKMGLGSLSRVFARGKQRKSLDPGLFDGTSTPDYYIEEDADW
- the LOC122776969 gene encoding kazrin-like isoform X1, with product MMDFSSRRSAGDRLPRWICISPESERMGTSGDPSPQPKQKVPAADLSYKTEISSLMDFNSPDASLDKVLLREEVAQLQEEVHLLRQMKDMLSKDLEETQGGCSADVLSATELRVQLTQKEQELDRAKEALQAMKSDRKRLKAEKADLVNQMQQLYATLESREEQLRDFIRNYEQHRKESEDAVKALAKEKDLLEREKWDLRRQTKEATEHTVVLRSQLDLKENRIKELEAELAMMSNSVNQRMEFRVFERLAERDYSSRFMAAKQSLATLTKDVPKRHSLAMPTEAVVNGNSQEWVMHADLPLTAAIRQSQQTLYVHPGHPTDRQVAAVRVSPCHSRQPSIISDASALEGDRSSTPSDINSPRHRTHSLCNSLEDLEEAKRKKKKEKMGLGSLSRVFARGKQRKSLDPGLFDGTSTPDYYIEEDADW
- the LOC122776969 gene encoding kazrin-like isoform X2 gives rise to the protein MMDFSSRRSAGDRLPRWICISPESERMGTSGDPSPQPKQKVPAADLSYKTEISSLMDFNSPDASLDKVLLREEVAQLQEEVHLLRQMKDMLSKDLEETQGGCSADVLSATELRVQLTQKEQELDRAKEALQAMKSDRKRLKAEKADLVNQMQQLYATLESREEQLRDFIRNYEQHRKESEDAVKALAKEKDLLEREKWDLRRQTKEATEHTVVLRSQLDLKENRIKELEAELAMMSNSVNQRMEFRVFERLAERDYSSRFMAAKQSLATLTKDVPKRHSLAMPTEAVVNGNSQEWVMHADLPLTAAIRQSQQTLYVHPGHPTDRQVAAVRVSPCHSRQPSIISDASALEGDRSSTPSDINSPRHRTHSLCNVRAAHHCTLPIPRRFGGGEA